CTACCAGGACCATGTACCTTTACAGTTGATGGATTTTGCTCATAGTaagtttcaatttttccatCAGTTTTACTCCTACAAAACATGAATACTAACACATCTAGGATACACTACTTCCGTCTTGAAGGATGCTCTTATATATAACGATCACGCCAAGCCTTTGAATTCCAATACAAACATCAATTCGAGTGCTAATTCTACGGTAAACACCGATGACATAAGGTTGGCCATAGCTGCAAGAACAAACTACCAATTCAAGCCCACACCGCCCAAGGAATTGTTGTTAGAATTGGCCCACGAGAGAAACTCAAAGCCTTTGCCACCTGTTATTCCAAA
This is a stretch of genomic DNA from Debaryomyces hansenii CBS767 chromosome G complete sequence. It encodes these proteins:
- a CDS encoding DEHA2G07810p (similar to uniprot|Q05027 Saccharomyces cerevisiae YMR236W TAF9 Subunit (17 kDa) of TFIID and SAGA complexes); translation: MSSTNKEPAGSAPANPTDSINPANNQNNIVPRDVRLLHLIFATQGIQNYQDHVPLQLMDFAHRYTTSVLKDALIYNDHAKPLNSNTNINSSANSTVNTDDIRLAIAARTNYQFKPTPPKELLLELAHERNSKPLPPVIPKWGLNLPPEKYCLTARDWENLEDEFTEGEKETPEAANKKSRLR